From Echeneis naucrates chromosome 7, fEcheNa1.1, whole genome shotgun sequence, one genomic window encodes:
- the rerea gene encoding arginine-glutamic acid dipeptide repeats protein isoform X3, which translates to MSEMDDLFSPRRRLNSTQGEIRVGPSHQAKLPELQPFPSPGGQAVTENEELVWMPGVNDCDLLMYLRAARSMAAFAGMCDGGSTEDGCLAASRDDTTLNALNTLHESSYDAGKALQRLVKKPVPKLIEKCWSEDEVKRFIKGLRQFGKNFFRIRKELLPNKETGELITFYYYWKKTPEAASCRAHRRHRRQPVFRRIKTRTASTPVNTPSRPPSSEFLDLSSASEDDFDSEDSEQELKGYACRHCFTTTSKDWHHGGRENILLCTDCRIHFKKYGELPPIEKPVDPPPFMFKPVKEEEDGLSGKHSMRTRRNRGSMSTLRSGRKKQTASPDGRASPTNEDLRSSGRTSPSAASTDSTDSKTDSMKKPNKKIKEEAPSPMKSVKRQREKGASDTEEPERASAKKSKTQELSRPDSPSECEGEGEGEGESSDGRSINEELSSDPKDIDQDNRSSSPSIPSPRDNESDSDSSAQQQQLLQSQHPPVIQCQPGTSAASSAPPPPTTSAPALPQQVSPTVASTSLPPQPLPQASPMSLIQPGASLHPQRLPSPHSPMTQAPPPGPPIPPQSLPSSHHGPMPPMPHPLQPGPSHMPHPHSMAPQGFPVGQSQVPPPSISGQSQQRPHTPPSQSQSSAQSGGQPPREQPLPPAPLSMPHIKPPPTTPIPQLPNPQSHKHPPHVSAPPFPQMPSNLPPPPALKPLSSLSTHHPPSAHPPPLQLMPQGQQLQPPPAQPPVLTQSQSLPPSASHQPPPAPPLPPSAAAAPHPNGPPQPFSSHPFNTVLPPTGPPPSSSNSMSGLQPPSSSAPSSSISMPLPASVTCAGPGPALPPVHIKEEPLDESEEPESPPPPQRSPSPEPTVVNTPSHASQSARFYKHLDRGYNSCARTDFYFTPLASSKLAKKREEALEKAKREAEQKAREEKEREREREKEREREREREKEAERAAKASSSSHEGRMGEPQMAGPAHMRPPFDGPPTTIAAVPPYIGPDTPALRTLSEYARPHVMSPTNRNHPFFVSLNPADPLLAYHMPSLYNADPAMRERELREREMREREIRERELRERMKPGFEVKPPEMDTLHPSTNPMEHFARHGAITLPPMAGPHPFASFHPGLNPLERERLALAGPQLRPEMSYPERLAAERLHAERMATVANDPIARLQMFNVTPHHHQHSHIHSHLHLHQQDPLHQGGGECLVCPSGSGAHPLAVDPLAAGPHLARFPYPPGAIPNPLLGQPPHEHEMLRHPVFGTPYPRDLPGGLPPPMSAAHQLQAMHAQSAELQRLAMEQQWLHGHHHMHGGPLPGQEDYYSRLKKESDKQL; encoded by the exons ATGTCAGAAATGGACGATCTGTTCAGTCCCCGGAG acGACTAAATAGCACACAAGGGGAAATCCGTGTTGGACCGAGTCACCAA GCCAAGCTCCCAGAGCTGCAGCCTTTCCCCTCTCCTGGTGGCCAGGCAGTGACTGAGAATGAGGAGCTGGTCTGGATGCCAGGGGTCAATGACTGTGACCTTCTCATGTACCTCAGAGCTGCAAG GAGCATGGCTGCCTTTGCAGGGATGTGTGATGGAGGCTCAACAGAAGACGGGTGCCTAGCAGCCTCTCGAGATGACACTACTTTAAACGCACTTAACACT CTTCATGAGAGTAGCTATGATGCGGGCAAGGCTCTCCAGCGCCTGGTGAAGAAACCAGTACCCAAGCTGATAGAGAAGTGCTGGTCTGAGGATGAAGTG AAGCGCTTCATTAAAGGGTTGAGACAGTTTGGCAAAAACTTCTTCAGGATCCGGAAAGAGCTGCTGCCCAACAAAGAAACG GGAGAGCTAATTACCTTCTACTACTATTGGAAGAAAACCCCAGAGGCAGCCAGTTGTCGAGCCCACCGCAGACACCGCCGCCAACCTGTCTTCCGCCGCATCAAGACACGAACTGCTTCAACTCCTGTCAACACTCCCTCACGTCCCCCCTCCAGCGAGTTTT TGGACCTCAGCTCAGCCAGTGAAGATGACTTTGACAGTGAAGACAGCGAACAGGAGCTGAAGGGTTACGCCTGCCGCCACTGTTTCACTACCA CCTCCAAGGACTGGCACCACGGGGGCCGAGAGAACATCTTGCTCTGCACAGACTGTCGCATTCACTTCAAGAAGTACGGGGAGCTGCCCCCCATCGAGAAGCCTGTGGACCCGCCACCATTTATGTTCAAACCTgtcaaagaggaagaggatggacTCAGCGGGAAGCATAGCATGAGGACCCGACGGAATCGAGGCTCG ATGTCAACGCTACGTAGTGGTCGTAAGAAGCAGACAGCCAGTCCTGATGGCCGCGCCTCACCTACCAACGAGGATTTGCGCTCCAGTGGACGGACCTCACCCAGCGCAGCAAGTACAGACAGCACTGACAGCAAGACAGACTCAATGAAGAAGCCAAACAAG AAAATTAAGGAGGAGGCTCCTTCACCTATGAAGAGTGTCAAACGGCAGCGGGAGAAGGGAGCTTCAGACACAGAGGAGCCGGAGAGGGCCAGTGCCAAAAAGTCCAAGACACAA GAGCTGAGTCGACCAGATTCCCCCTCAGAGTGTGaaggggaaggggagggagagggcgAGAGCTCTGATGGACGTAGCATCAATGAGGAGCTTAGTAGCGATCCTAAGGACATTGACCAGGACAACCGGAGTTCCTCCCCAAGCATCCCCAGCCCCCGGGACAATGAGAGCGACTCAGATTCCTCTgcccaacagcagcagctcctgcagagCCAGCACCCCCCAGTCATCCAGTGTCAGCCGGGCACATCAGCAGCATCTTCAGCACCTCCTCCACCGACAACCTCAGCCCCtgcactgccccaacaagtcTCCCCAACAGTGGCCTCCACCTCTCTACCTCCCCAGCCTCTGCCCCAGGCAAGCCCCATGTCTTTGATCCAGCCAGGAGCATCCCTCCACCCTCAAAGGCTTCCTTCTCCACATTCACCAATGACTCAGGCTCCGCCTCCTGGCCCCCCAATCCCACCTCAGTCATTACCCAGCTCCCACCACGGCCCCATGCCTCCCATGCCACATCCTCTGCAGCCTGGTCCATCACACATGCCTCACCCTCACTCCATGGCCCCACAGGGCTTCCCTGTAGGTCAGTCTCAGGTCCCACCCCCATCAATTTCTGGCCAATCACAGCAGAGGCCACACACACCACCTTCTCAGTCCCAGTCATCTGCTCAGAGTGGAGGCCAGCCTCCCAGAGAGCAGCCCCTCCCCCCTGCCCCACTGTCCATGCCTCATATCAAGCCCCCACCAACCACGCCCATCCCTCAGCTACCAAATCCACAGTCCCACAAACACCCACCCCATGTGTCTGCACCTCCGTTTCCTCAGATGCCTTCAAatctgcctccacctcctgcccTCAAACCGCTCAGCTCTTTATCCACCCATCATCCTCCATCAGCACATCCACCTCCTCTTCAGCTCATGCCTCAAGGGCAACAGCTTCAGCCTCCCCCAGCTCAGCCTCCAGTTCTCACCCAGTCCCAGAGCCTTCCACCTTCAGCCAGCCaccagcctcctccagctcctccactgcCGCCATCCGCAGCAGCAGCCCCACATCCCAATGGGCCACCGCAGCCGTTTTCATCCCATCCTTTCAATACAGTTCTACCTCCAACCGGCCCACCACCATCTTCATCAAACTCCATGTCTGGCTTGCAgcctccatcttcctctgctccttcctcctccatctccatgCCACTTCCAGCCTCGGTCACTTGTGCCGGCCCGGGTCCAGCACTGCCACCAGTCCACATCAAAGAGGAGCCTTTGGATGAGTCAGAAGAGCCAGAgagccccccaccaccacagagAAGCCCCTCGCCAGAGCCAACCGTCGTCAACACACCCAGCCATGCCAGTCAGTCGGCACG GTTTTACAAGCACCTGGACCGAGGTTACAACTCGTGTGCTAGGACAGATTTCTACTTCACTCCCCTGGCTTCATCTAAGCTGGCCAAGAAACGAGAGGAAGCTTTAGAGAAAGCCAAGAGGGAAGCAGAACAAAAAGcaagggaggagaaggaaagagagagagaaagagaaaaagaacgAGAAAGGGAGCGAGAACGAGAAAAAGAAGCCGAGCGTGCTGCG AAAGCCTCCAGTTCCTCTCATGAAGGCAGAATGGGTGAACCTCAGATGGCTGGCCCCGCCCACATGCGTCCACCCTTTGACGGCCCCCCAACTACAATTGCAGCTGTCCCTCCATACATTGGCCCAGATACTCCTGCCCTGCGCACCCTCAGTGAATACGCCCGACCCCACGTCATGTCACCCACAAATCGAAACCACCCCTTCTTTGTGTCCCTCAACCCTGCAGACCCACTGCTGGCCTACCATATGCCCAGCCTGTACAACGCTGACCCAGCCATGCGAGAGCGAGAGCTCCGAGAGCGGGAGATGCGTGAGAGGGAGATTCGTGAGAGAGAGCTGAGAGAAAGGATGAAACCTGGTTTTGAGGTTAAGCCTCCAGAGATGGACACACTCCACCCTTCTACGAACCCCATGGAGCACTTTGCCCGGCATGGGGCCATCACGTTACCCCCCATGGCTGGCCCTCACCCTTTCGCCTCCTTCCACCCTGGCCTAAACCCATTAGAGCGTGAGCGGCTGGCCCTCGCTGGGCCACAGCTGCGGCCAGAAATGAGCTACCCAGAAAGGTTGGCTGCAGAGAGACTCCATGCTGAGAGGATGGCCACAGTAGCAAATGACCCCATTGCCCGTCTACAGATGTTCAATGTTACGCCGCACCACCACCAGCACTCACATATTCACTCccatctccacctccaccagcaAGACCCCCTTCACCAAG GTGGTGGTGAATGTCTTGTGTGTCCGTCAGGTTCTGGGGCCCACCCACTGGCAGTCGATCCCCTGGCAGCTGGACCTCACCTGGCCCGCTTCCCTTACCCGCCCGGCGCCATCCCCAACCCTCTCCTCGGCCAGCCGCCACACGAACACGAGATGCTGCGCCATCCAGTGTTCG GTACTCCATACCCACGGGACCTACCGGGGGGTCTGCCTCCACCCATGTCCGCAGCCCACCAGTTGCAGGCCATGCATGCCCAGTCTGCTGAGCTCCAGAGGCTGGCCATGGAGCAGCAGTGGCTCCACGGCCACCATCACATGCACGGGGGACCACTGCCAGGCCAGGAGGACTACTACAG CCGGCTGAAGAAGGAGAGTGACAAGCAGCTGTAA